A section of the Terriglobia bacterium genome encodes:
- a CDS encoding deoxynucleoside kinase, translating to MANLFELPRYIAVEGPIRVGKSTLAQIIADRLHAQRVSEPVNNPFLRAFYDGDPGAAFQAQFAFLVARFEQLKALEVGPHNHKTVVADYIFEKDKLFANINLGDTELDIYDRYYKYFRSLLPTPDLVIYLQASPEVLKKRLKKKNVPSEMAISDDYLEEVVKAYEHFFFHYTGSDLLVVNTSDIDFVDRHEDLQELLRRLTEPIKGTQYFLPLGVDAASA from the coding sequence ATGGCAAATCTTTTCGAGCTACCCCGGTACATTGCAGTCGAAGGTCCCATACGCGTCGGCAAGAGCACGCTGGCGCAGATCATCGCCGACCGCCTCCACGCGCAGCGCGTCAGCGAGCCGGTGAACAATCCCTTCCTGCGGGCCTTCTACGACGGCGATCCGGGGGCCGCCTTCCAGGCGCAGTTTGCCTTTCTGGTGGCACGCTTCGAGCAGTTGAAGGCGCTCGAGGTCGGCCCGCACAATCACAAGACCGTCGTCGCCGACTACATTTTCGAGAAGGACAAGCTCTTCGCCAACATCAACCTGGGCGACACCGAACTCGACATCTACGACCGCTATTACAAGTACTTCCGCTCGCTGCTGCCCACCCCCGACCTGGTCATCTACCTCCAGGCTTCCCCCGAGGTCCTGAAGAAGCGGCTGAAGAAGAAGAACGTCCCCAGCGAGATGGCCATCAGCGACGACTACCTGGAAGAGGTGGTGAAGGCCTACGAACACTTCTTCTTCCACTACACCGGCTCCGACTTGCTGGTGGTGAACACCTCCGACATCGACTTCGTGGACCGCCACGAGGACTTGCAGGAACTCCTCCGCCGCCTCACCGAGCCCATCAAGGGCACGCAGTACTTCCTTCCCCTGGGCGTAGACGCCGCCAGCGCCTAG
- the panC gene encoding pantoate--beta-alanine ligase codes for MKVIETVDQMRAACRALKRDGKRLGFVPTMGALHDGHLSLVRAARRQCQAVAVSIFVNPTQFGPNEDFGKYPRTFDRDRQMLEAEAVDLLFAPKVEEMYPPGAKTFVHVEEMSKKLCGRSRPGHFRGVTTVVSKLFHAVEPDVAFFGQKDAAQCAILRRMVRDLDMEVQIEVCPIVREPDGLALSSRNAYLDPKQRQQATVLHRALMRVQLLAGKGERSSEKLIAAAREVLGEEPDVRVDYVEIVDNDTLEPVPAVSRGALVAVAAFVGTTRLIDNIVLTASGQATRQ; via the coding sequence GTGAAGGTCATCGAAACCGTCGATCAGATGCGGGCCGCTTGCCGGGCGCTCAAGCGTGACGGCAAGCGGCTCGGTTTTGTTCCCACCATGGGCGCGCTGCACGATGGGCACCTCTCGCTGGTCCGCGCCGCGCGCCGGCAATGCCAGGCCGTCGCCGTCTCCATCTTCGTGAATCCGACGCAGTTCGGGCCGAATGAGGACTTCGGCAAGTATCCGCGCACCTTTGACCGCGACCGCCAGATGCTGGAAGCGGAAGCGGTGGACCTGCTCTTCGCGCCAAAGGTCGAGGAGATGTATCCCCCCGGCGCGAAGACCTTCGTCCACGTCGAGGAGATGAGCAAGAAGCTCTGCGGAAGGTCACGGCCCGGACACTTCCGCGGCGTCACCACCGTGGTCAGCAAGCTCTTCCACGCGGTCGAGCCCGACGTGGCCTTTTTCGGGCAGAAGGACGCGGCCCAATGCGCCATTCTCCGCCGCATGGTGCGCGATCTCGATATGGAGGTGCAGATCGAGGTCTGTCCCATCGTGCGCGAGCCTGACGGCCTGGCTCTGAGTTCGCGAAATGCTTATCTCGATCCCAAGCAGCGCCAGCAGGCCACCGTGCTTCACCGCGCGCTCATGCGCGTGCAGCTCCTGGCCGGCAAGGGTGAGCGCTCCAGCGAAAAGTTGATTGCCGCCGCGCGCGAAGTTTTAGGCGAAGAGCCCGATGTGCGCGTGGACTACGTCGAGATCGTGGACAACGACACGCTCGAGCCCGTGCCCGCCGTCTCGCGCGGCGCTCTGGTCGCGGTGGCCGCCTTCGTCGGCACCACTCGCCTCATCGATAACATCGTCCTCACCGCATCGGGGCAGGCGACGCGCCAGTAG
- a CDS encoding polysaccharide deacetylase family protein translates to MFGAIAGGMVAAAAAYAGYGAMGPSSQLYGRSFLGVPGTKLLALTYDDGPNDPHTLRLLDVLARHQVKATFFLIGRYVAQRPDIVRRIKDGGHAIGNHTYTHPLLIFASSAQLRRELDDTDKAIAGAIGSHDGLFRPPYGGRRPGTFAAVRARGMVPVMWTVTCYDWKARTPDAVEQRAVSGICGGDVILLHDGSHVRMGADRMPTVEASERLIRRCQAEGYEFVSVPEMMRRGLAASQ, encoded by the coding sequence ATGTTCGGAGCGATTGCAGGAGGCATGGTTGCTGCCGCCGCTGCGTACGCGGGCTACGGGGCTATGGGTCCCTCCTCGCAGCTCTACGGGCGCAGCTTCCTCGGAGTGCCCGGCACGAAGCTGCTCGCCCTGACCTACGACGACGGGCCCAACGACCCGCATACGCTGCGCCTGCTTGACGTCCTTGCCCGGCACCAGGTCAAGGCCACGTTTTTCCTCATTGGCCGCTACGTCGCCCAGCGGCCCGACATCGTGCGCCGCATCAAGGACGGCGGCCACGCCATCGGCAATCACACCTACACGCACCCGCTGCTGATCTTCGCCTCCTCCGCCCAGCTCCGCCGCGAACTCGACGACACGGACAAGGCCATCGCCGGCGCCATCGGCAGCCACGACGGACTCTTCCGGCCGCCCTACGGCGGACGTCGCCCGGGGACCTTCGCCGCGGTCCGCGCGCGGGGGATGGTGCCCGTGATGTGGACAGTCACCTGTTATGACTGGAAAGCCCGGACGCCGGACGCGGTCGAACAACGCGCCGTTAGCGGTATCTGCGGCGGCGACGTCATCCTGCTGCACGACGGCTCCCACGTAAGGATGGGCGCGGACCGGATGCCCACGGTCGAGGCCTCCGAACGCCTCATCCGCCGCTGCCAGGCCGAAGGCTACGAGTTCGTGAGCGTGCCCGAGATGATGCGGCGTGGGCTTGCTGCTTCCCAATAG
- the panB gene encoding 3-methyl-2-oxobutanoate hydroxymethyltransferase, giving the protein MSVTSGDFRNKVTTATLLEKKAQHQPITCLTAYDYPSARLVDEAGIDIILVGDSLGMVVLGYDNTLPVTMEEMLHHTRAVRRGTKRAFLVADMPYASYQVTTKEALANAARFVKEAGAEAVKVEGGQKRVRLIERLIDAEIPVMGHIGLTPQSLHVMGGYKVQGKTLKAVEQLMQDAVALDRAGVCSIVLEGLPRELAAMITEEISAPTIGIGAGPDCDGQVLVLHDMLGLTFGPPAKFVRRYADIGTAISNAVAGFKQDVEAGGYPSDEESYHLPKETKATLETIQARKRALTH; this is encoded by the coding sequence GTGAGCGTCACCAGCGGAGATTTCCGCAACAAAGTCACCACCGCAACTCTCCTCGAAAAGAAAGCCCAACACCAGCCGATCACCTGCCTGACCGCCTACGACTACCCGTCTGCCCGGCTGGTGGACGAAGCCGGCATCGACATCATCCTGGTCGGCGACTCGCTCGGCATGGTCGTGCTCGGCTACGACAACACCCTGCCGGTCACCATGGAGGAGATGCTGCACCACACCCGCGCCGTCCGCCGCGGGACCAAGCGCGCCTTCCTCGTCGCCGACATGCCCTACGCCTCCTACCAGGTCACCACAAAAGAAGCGCTGGCCAATGCCGCTCGCTTCGTGAAGGAAGCCGGCGCGGAGGCGGTCAAAGTCGAGGGCGGGCAGAAGCGCGTCCGCCTGATCGAGCGCCTGATCGACGCCGAGATCCCGGTCATGGGCCACATCGGCCTGACTCCGCAGTCGTTGCATGTGATGGGCGGATACAAGGTGCAGGGCAAGACGCTGAAAGCGGTCGAGCAACTCATGCAGGACGCGGTCGCGCTCGACCGTGCGGGTGTGTGCTCCATCGTGCTCGAAGGCTTGCCGCGCGAACTCGCAGCCATGATCACCGAAGAGATCTCGGCCCCCACCATTGGCATCGGCGCCGGGCCCGACTGCGACGGGCAGGTGCTGGTCCTGCACGACATGCTCGGCCTGACCTTCGGCCCGCCCGCCAAGTTCGTGCGCCGCTACGCCGATATCGGCACCGCCATCAGCAACGCCGTCGCTGGCTTCAAGCAGGACGTCGAGGCCGGCGGCTATCCCTCAGACGAAGAGTCGTACCATCTGCCCAAGGAGACCAAGGCCACGCTGGAGACCATCCAGGCTCGCAAGCGTGCCCTCACCCACTGA